A stretch of the Capricornis sumatraensis isolate serow.1 chromosome 21, serow.2, whole genome shotgun sequence genome encodes the following:
- the SOCS6 gene encoding suppressor of cytokine signaling 6: MKKISLKTFRKSFNLSKSKEDAEFMVVQQPALAGDFGKEESLFGSCYGKEMAGCELHGEDEKGGGKNRAKSESLMGTLKRRLSAKQKAKGKGGAAAGGAADEDTFSSSSAPLVFKDARAPRPMRSTSLRSHHYSPTPWPLRPTASEETCIRMEVRVKALVHSPGAGPALNGVRKDFGELRPAAEPACPCPEPPAAPGSPAPAAGDLRLRLGEHVPVVLGLLPQDYLPYTVPLDGSSPMEVSAVPPPPAAGGPCPARRDEDPGRPAPELFGDPPVGGLLAGPAAGVLPSPRAGPDDGPPLSPLLPPLQTDPSQRTFAGLAGPDAHAADSVRCHLNFDPTSAPGVARVYDSVQSSGPLAVTSLTEELKKLAKQGWYWGPITRWEAEGKLANVPDGSFLVRDSSDDRYLLSLSFRSHGKTLHTRIEHSNGRFSFYEQPDVEGHTSIVDLIEHSIRDSENGAFCYSRSRLPGSATYPVRLTNPVSRFMQVRSLQYLCRFVIRQYTRIDLIQKLPLPNKMKDYLQEKHY, translated from the coding sequence ATGAAGAAAATCAGCCTTAAGACCTTCCGGAAATCTTTCAACTTGAGTAAGAGCAAAGAAGACGCGGAATTCATGGTCGTACAACAGCCAGCACTAGCTGGCGACTTCGGCAAAGAGGAGTCCTTGTTTGGGAGCTGCTACGGGAAGGAGATGGCCGGCTGCGAGCTGCACGGCGAGGACGAAAAGGGCGGCGGCAAGAACCGGGCCAAGAGCGAGAGCCTCATGGGCACGCTCAAGAGGCGGCTGAGCGCCAAGCAGAAGGCCAAGGGCAAGGGCGGCGCGGCAGCTGGGGGCGCTGCGGACGAGGACACATTCTCGTCGTCGTCGGCGCCGCTGGTGTTCAAGGACGCGCGGGCGCCGCGGCCCATGCGCTCCACGTCGCTGCGCAGCCACCACTACAGCCCCACGCCCTGGCCGCTGCGGCCCACCGCCTCGGAGGAGACGTGTATCCGGATGGAGGTGCGGGTCAAGGCGCTGGTGCACTCACCCGGCGCGGGCCCGGCCCTCAACGGCGTGCGCAAGGACTTCGGCGAGCTCCGCCCGGCGGCCGAGCCCGCCTGCCCGTGCCCGGAGCCGCCCGCCGCGCCCGGGAGCCCAGCGCCTGCGGCCGGGGACCTGCGCCTGCGCCTGGGCGAGCACGTGCCTGTGGTCCTGGGCCTGCTGCCTCAGGACTACCTCCCGTACACCGTGCCTTTGGACGGCTCCTCCCCGATGGAGGTCTCGGCCGTcccgccgccccccgccgccGGGGGCCCCTGCCCCGCCCGCCGCGACGAGGACCCCGGGCGCCCAGCGCCCGAGCTCTTCGGCGACCCGCCGGTGGGCGGCCTTCTGGCGGGCCCCGCGGCGGGGGTGCTGCCGAGCCCGCGGGCGGGCCCCGACGACGGGCCCCCCCTCTCCCCGCTGCTACCTCCGCTGCAGACCGACCCGAGCCAAAGGACCTTCGCCGGGCTTGCTGGCCCGGACGCCCACGCGGCCGACAGCGTGCGCTGCCACTTGAATTTCGACCCCACCTCGGCGCCCGGGGTGGCCAGGGTGTACGACTCGGTGCAGAGCAGCGGCCCCCTGGCGGTGACCAGCCTGACGGAGGAGCTCAAGAAGCTGGCCAAGCAGGGCTGGTACTGGGGGCCCATCACGCGCTGGGAGGCGGAGGGCAAGCTGGCCAACGTGCCCGACGGCTCCTTCCTGGTGCGGGACAGCTCGGACGACCGCTACCTGCTCAGCCTGAGCTTCCGCTCGCACGGCAAGACCCTGCACACCCGGATCGAGCACTCGAACGGCCGGTTCAGCTTCTACGAGCAGCCGGACGTGGAGGGGCACACCTCCATCGTGGACCTCATCGAGCACTCCATCAGGGACTCGGAGAACGGCGCCTTCTGCTACTCGCGCTCGCGCCTGCCGGGCTCCGCCACCTACCCGGTGCGGCTCACCAACCCGGTGTCGCGCTTCATGCAGGTGCGCTCGCTGCAGTACCTGTGCCGCTTCGTCATCCGCCAGTACACCCGGATAGACCTGATCCAGAAGCTGCCCCTGCCCAACAAAATGAAGGATTACCTACAGGAGAAGCACTACTGA